One genomic window of Coffea eugenioides isolate CCC68of chromosome 1, Ceug_1.0, whole genome shotgun sequence includes the following:
- the LOC113749443 gene encoding cytochrome P450 714A1-like — protein MKSLLFAFLLLLSVLVSLKNLSSWVLLGMLLIGLASYFLNVLWLKPKRLLWKLQRQGIRGPCPSFLYGNVQEMQKIQAKAMKAANFGEFVAHDYTSTLFPYFEQWRKEYGPIYTYSTGNKRHLYVNHPELVKEMNLSTSLDLGKPSYVTKRLAPMLGTGILRSNGHAWAQQRKIVAPEFFSDKVKGMVGMMLQSAEPLMAKWEASIEAQGGTTAEIRVEEDLRGVSADVISRACFGSSYFEGKKIFSKLRTLQKVIANQSVLFGIPTLGFFPSKQQKEIQSLEKEIESLIWETIAQRGEECSLEFPSEKDLLQLILEGAINDVGKNSSKKFIVDNCKNIYFAGHESTAVAISWCLMLLALHPEWQDRIRDEIAQVCPDGSIDADSLPKMKMVKMVIHEVMRLYPPAAFVSREALEDAQIGHLLVPKGVCIWTLIPTLHRDPEIWGSDANEFKPERFANGISGACKLPQVYVPFGVGPRLCLGRNFALVQMKVVISLIISKFTFSLSPKYRHSPAYRMIVEPGQGVQILIQRYERASSM, from the exons atgaaatccctTCTCTTCGcctttctcctcctcctctctgTCCTTGTATCTCTGAAGAATCTTTCATCTTGGGTCCTTCTGGGCATGCTTCTGATTGGCCTGGCCTCATACTTCCTCAACGTTCTGTGGCTAAAGCCTAAAAGGCTCTTGTGGAAACTTCAGAGGCAAGGAATTAGAGGGCCCTGTCCTTCTTTCCTATATGGAAACGTTCAGGAGATGCAGAAGATTCAGGCTAAAGCCATGAAAGCAGCAAATTTTGGCGAATTTGTGGCCCATGACTACACCTCCACTCTCTTCCCATACTTTGAACAATGGAGAAAAGAATACG GCCCCATATACACGTACTCAACAGGAAACAAACGGCATCTGTACGTAAACCATCCGGAGCTAGTCAAGGAGATGAACCTCAGTACTAGTTTGGATCTTGGGAAGCCTTCGTATGTTACGAAAAGGCTTGCACCTATGCTTGGCACTGGAATTTTGAGGTCTAATGGGCATGCATGGGCGCAGCAGAGGAAAATTGTTGCCCCTGAGTTCTTCAGCGACAAGGTCAAG GGCATGGTAGGTATGATGTTGCAATCAGCAGAGCCATTGATGGCCAAATGGGAAGCCAGCATTGAAGCCCAAGGCGGAACAACTGCAGAGATCAGAGTGGAGGAGGACCTGAGGGGTGTCTCAGCTGATGTGATATCAAGGGCCTGCTTTGGGAGCTCCTATTTCGAAGGCAAGAAGATATTCTCAAAGCTCAGAACCCTCCAGAAAGTCATTGCAAATCAAAGTGTACTTTTTGGTATCCCTACACTGGG ATTTTTTCCAAGCAAACAGCAAAAGGAGATTCAAAGTTTGGAAAAGGAGATAGAGTCGCTGATATGGGAAACCATAGCACAACGTGGAGAAGAATGCTCACTGGAATTTCCATCGGAAAAGGATTTATTGCAACTGATACTCGAAGGGGCTATCAACGACGTGGGCAAGAATTCGTCTAAGAAATTCATTGTCGACAATTGCAAAAATATTTACTTCGCCGGGCACGAGTCCACTGCTGTTGCTATATCATGGTGCTTGATGCTTCTAGCTCTGCACCCAGAATGGCAAGATCGTATCCGCGATGAAATAGCTCAAGTTTGTCCAGATGGCTCAATTGATGCTGATTCTCTCCCCAAGATGAAAATG GTGAAAATGGTGATTCATGAAGTGATGCGGTTATATCCACCAGCAGCATTTGTGTCGCGGGAGGCACTTGAAGACGCTCAAATTGGGCACCTATTGGTGCCTAAAGGCGTCTGCATATGGACATTGATACCAACCTTGCATCGTGACCCTGAAATTTGGGGATCAGATGCAAATGAGTTCAAGCCTGAGCGATTTGCAAATGGAATTTCTGGTGCCTGCAAATTGCCTCAAGTTTATGTCCCCTTTGGCGTAGGCCCAAGATTGTGCTTGGGCCGAAATTTTGCTTTGGTTCAAATGAAAGTGGTGATTTCCCTCATAATCTCCAAGTTCACCTTCTCTTTATCTCCCAAGTACCGACATTCTCCAGCTTACCGCATGATCGTAGAACCCGGTCAAGGTGTCCAAATTCTAATTCAAAGATACGAAAGGGCCTCCAGCATGTAA
- the LOC113749534 gene encoding uncharacterized N-acetyltransferase ycf52-like isoform X3, with protein sequence MAAVATSAYGSCIPANLLYSPLKMTNQISSPPPLYISTNPSHVNPSHLQHLYALCNHSCHRFPKFDSDGRVELIDVGKLRTALSNSSVVVSVFTKPELANDLSSTAEVGTRSMGIGGNWIQRVMPVTPDNGKLVGFGRAVSDLGLTASIYDVMVIPSLQGRGIGRRIVQRIIRMLTGKGVYDISALCSEKEG encoded by the exons ATGGCCGCCGTTGCAACCTCCGCTTACGGCAGCTGTATTCCCGCCAATTTGCTCTATTCCCCGCTAAAAATGACCAACCAGATTTCATCCCCGCCGCCATTGTACATCTCCACAAACCCATCCCACGTAAACCCAAGCCATCTCCAGCACCTATACGCTCTCTGCAACCACTCCTGCCACCGCTTCCCTAAGTTCGACTCCGACGGCCGCGTAGAGCTTATAGACGTCGGCAAACTCCGAACTGCTCTGTCCAATAGCTCCGTTGTCGTATCGGTCTTCACGAAACCCGAATTAGCTAATGATTTATCGTCCACTGCTGAAGTCGGCACAAGATCGATGGGCATTGGTGGGAATTGGATTCAGCGAGTGATGCCGGTGACTCCAGATAACGGGAAGCTTGTGGGGTTTGGACGCGCTGTTTCTGATTTAGGGCTAACTGCTTCCATCTATGATGTCATG GTGATCCCTTCTCTCCAGGGTAGAGGAATTGGGCGGAGGATTGTACAAAGAATTATAAG AATGCTTACTGGCAAAGGGGTGTACGATATATCCGCCCTTTGCTCTGAGAAAGAGGG GTAA
- the LOC113749534 gene encoding uncharacterized protein LOC113749534 isoform X2, whose product MAAVATSAYGSCIPANLLYSPLKMTNQISSPPPLYISTNPSHVNPSHLQHLYALCNHSCHRFPKFDSDGRVELIDVGKLRTALSNSSVVVSVFTKPELANDLSSTAEVGTRSMGIGGNWIQRVMPVTPDNGKLVGFGRAVSDLGLTASIYDVMVGTLFLLKKMLTGKGVYDISALCSEKEGLFFKACGFGEDILGSTTMMYTGTSSCPDAHQTAIYAGRKLLLSPPSRQ is encoded by the exons ATGGCCGCCGTTGCAACCTCCGCTTACGGCAGCTGTATTCCCGCCAATTTGCTCTATTCCCCGCTAAAAATGACCAACCAGATTTCATCCCCGCCGCCATTGTACATCTCCACAAACCCATCCCACGTAAACCCAAGCCATCTCCAGCACCTATACGCTCTCTGCAACCACTCCTGCCACCGCTTCCCTAAGTTCGACTCCGACGGCCGCGTAGAGCTTATAGACGTCGGCAAACTCCGAACTGCTCTGTCCAATAGCTCCGTTGTCGTATCGGTCTTCACGAAACCCGAATTAGCTAATGATTTATCGTCCACTGCTGAAGTCGGCACAAGATCGATGGGCATTGGTGGGAATTGGATTCAGCGAGTGATGCCGGTGACTCCAGATAACGGGAAGCTTGTGGGGTTTGGACGCGCTGTTTCTGATTTAGGGCTAACTGCTTCCATCTATGATGTCATGGTCGGAACACTTTTCCTTCTGAAAaa AATGCTTACTGGCAAAGGGGTGTACGATATATCCGCCCTTTGCTCTGAGAAAGAGGG GCTATTCTTTAAAGCATGTGGATTTGGAGAAGATATTCTTGGTTCCACTACAATGATGTATACTGGGACATCTAGCTGTCCTGATGCACATCAGACTGCTATATATGCTGGCAGAAAGCTACTTTTAAGTCCCCCATCAAGACAATAG
- the LOC113749534 gene encoding uncharacterized N-acetyltransferase ycf52-like isoform X1 translates to MAAVATSAYGSCIPANLLYSPLKMTNQISSPPPLYISTNPSHVNPSHLQHLYALCNHSCHRFPKFDSDGRVELIDVGKLRTALSNSSVVVSVFTKPELANDLSSTAEVGTRSMGIGGNWIQRVMPVTPDNGKLVGFGRAVSDLGLTASIYDVMVIPSLQGRGIGRRIVQRIIRMLTGKGVYDISALCSEKEGLFFKACGFGEDILGSTTMMYTGTSSCPDAHQTAIYAGRKLLLSPPSRQ, encoded by the exons ATGGCCGCCGTTGCAACCTCCGCTTACGGCAGCTGTATTCCCGCCAATTTGCTCTATTCCCCGCTAAAAATGACCAACCAGATTTCATCCCCGCCGCCATTGTACATCTCCACAAACCCATCCCACGTAAACCCAAGCCATCTCCAGCACCTATACGCTCTCTGCAACCACTCCTGCCACCGCTTCCCTAAGTTCGACTCCGACGGCCGCGTAGAGCTTATAGACGTCGGCAAACTCCGAACTGCTCTGTCCAATAGCTCCGTTGTCGTATCGGTCTTCACGAAACCCGAATTAGCTAATGATTTATCGTCCACTGCTGAAGTCGGCACAAGATCGATGGGCATTGGTGGGAATTGGATTCAGCGAGTGATGCCGGTGACTCCAGATAACGGGAAGCTTGTGGGGTTTGGACGCGCTGTTTCTGATTTAGGGCTAACTGCTTCCATCTATGATGTCATG GTGATCCCTTCTCTCCAGGGTAGAGGAATTGGGCGGAGGATTGTACAAAGAATTATAAG AATGCTTACTGGCAAAGGGGTGTACGATATATCCGCCCTTTGCTCTGAGAAAGAGGG GCTATTCTTTAAAGCATGTGGATTTGGAGAAGATATTCTTGGTTCCACTACAATGATGTATACTGGGACATCTAGCTGTCCTGATGCACATCAGACTGCTATATATGCTGGCAGAAAGCTACTTTTAAGTCCCCCATCAAGACAATAG
- the LOC113749525 gene encoding uncharacterized protein LOC113749525: MGKLWVEVCLISARGLRRTSSLWKRQWFAVGWIDTNNKYCTRIDASGNANPVWKTKFSTVVDPSEPNFQDMALHVEVYSREPVFLRERLLGTTTVILKEFLEKYLKNSEVPKPVEEVGSFQLRKKNTNKPRGFVDISIRISEEREESSSYQGDEEGFKLMDNSMGINLDIGHGPLHSQFPAPSPLQPGSQPQTSSQYAHPLPFPRNYPNIPTGPSYAPAGGTSYQPPRAPPPLPPPSNVGYIQTSLPRTDDLRPSYMNMPSSGPAPGRSRGPGIGVGLGAGALAAGAVIFGDDFMSGFDFPRNLQDASLTISTDPPF; the protein is encoded by the exons ATGGGAAAACTATGGGTTGAGGTCTGCCTGATTTCTGCTAGGGGACTCCGGCGAACATCTTCACTGTGGAAGCGCCAGTGGTTTGCCGTTGGGTGGATTGATACTAACAACAAATACTGCACCAGGATAGATGCTTCGGGAAATGCTAATCCAGTTTGGAAAACCAAATTCTCGACAGTGGTTGATCCTTCTGAACCTAACTTCCAAGATATGGCCCTCCACGTCGAGGTCTATAGTAGAGAACCCGTCTTTCTTAGAGAAAGGCTCTTGGGAACGACAACGGTGATTCTTAAGGAATTTCTGGAGAAGTACTTGAAGAATTCTGAGGTTCCAAAACCGGTGGAAGAAGTAGGAAGTTTTCAGCTGAGAAAGAAGAATACAAACAAACCTCGCGGATTTGTCGATATCTCAATCCGAATATCAGAAGAAAGGGAAGAGTCTAGCTCATACCAAG GTGATGAGGAAGGATTTAAGCTCATGGATAACAGCATGGGAATTAACTTGGATATTGGGCACGGACCCCTGCATTCACAATTTCCTGCACCCTCACCGCTGCAGCCAGGAAGTCAGCCGCAGACAAGCAGCCAGTATGCCCATCCACTTCCATTTCCTCGGAATTATCCCAATATACCAACGGGTCCAAGCTATGCACCAGCCGGGGGAACAAGCTATCAACCACCAAGAGCTCCACCCCCACTCCCACCACCCTCAAATGTCGGCTATATACAGACCTCTCTACCGAGGACAGATGATTTGCGGCCTAGTTACATGAACATGCCATCATCTGGACCAGCACCTGGACGCAGCAGGGGACCTGGTATTGGGGTGGGACTAGGTGCTGGAGCATTAGCTGCTGGAGCCGTGATCTTTGGGGATGATTTTATGTCAGGTTTTGATTTTCCACGCAATTTACAAGATGCTAGCCTGACAATATCAACTGATCCTCCTTTCTGA